From Ignatzschineria sp. RMDPL8A, a single genomic window includes:
- the glaH gene encoding glutarate dioxygenase GlaH — MSTFLQKNDRFEIALNPQSKRIHNITLAKSVLETFYNRVREENIEVQRLEYTPYERQVIASYLDEAAGSDFGNILRDIVNDRDTGGFTIGVEGVTDCTSEYVIFSTAIAHLVGISNFDSMTGKYYARFTVRDTDDSDSYLRQAYRLFTLHTDGTFVSEPTDWLLMMKMVEENAVGGESRLLHLDDWAELEKFTSSPLGSHKFQYIAPPSKNVQEEVQRQLFFNKNNRPCICFIDQFAYPGTIEEAQFLKSLSQSMESDKSVVELELPVGNLVVLNNEFWLHGRAAFEKNPNLNRELLRQRGRFYE, encoded by the coding sequence ATGTCTACGTTTTTACAGAAAAATGATCGCTTTGAAATTGCGTTAAACCCCCAATCAAAACGCATTCACAATATTACTCTTGCAAAATCAGTGCTTGAGACATTTTATAACCGCGTTCGTGAGGAAAATATCGAGGTTCAGCGCCTTGAATATACGCCGTATGAGCGTCAAGTGATCGCTTCTTATTTAGATGAAGCGGCGGGCAGTGATTTTGGGAATATTCTTCGCGATATTGTCAATGACCGCGACACTGGTGGATTTACCATTGGCGTTGAAGGCGTGACTGATTGCACAAGCGAATATGTGATTTTCTCCACGGCGATTGCGCACCTTGTGGGAATCTCAAACTTTGACTCGATGACCGGTAAATATTACGCGCGTTTTACCGTACGTGATACCGATGATAGTGACTCGTACTTGCGTCAAGCATATCGTCTCTTTACCCTTCATACCGATGGTACGTTCGTCAGCGAGCCGACCGATTGGTTGTTGATGATGAAAATGGTTGAAGAGAATGCGGTGGGAGGCGAGAGCCGTCTGCTTCACTTAGATGATTGGGCAGAGCTTGAGAAATTTACCAGTAGCCCACTTGGATCACACAAATTCCAATACATTGCGCCGCCGAGCAAAAATGTTCAGGAAGAGGTTCAACGCCAGCTCTTCTTTAATAAGAATAATCGCCCATGCATCTGCTTTATCGATCAGTTTGCCTATCCTGGCACCATTGAAGAAGCGCAATTCTTAAAATCGCTCTCACAATCGATGGAATCGGATAAAAGCGTGGTTGAATTAGAACTTCCTGTTGGTAATTTAGTGGTCCTTAATAACGAATTCTGGTTGCATGGCCGTGCCGCATTTGAGAAAAACCCGAACTTAAATCGTGAGCTTCTCCGTCAACGCGGTCGCTTCTACGAATAA
- a CDS encoding murein L,D-transpeptidase catalytic domain-containing protein, with amino-acid sequence MPIKIKPLLRITLYALILITLLLLIGASYYFRDRIRLIPSFWERSHALVNHDKNASKKTLETSLRQRADEAYQYALAHQFDLEHAVLINFSIHSGANRFFVWDFTEQQPIIESLVAHGYGAPGFESTNQSITFSNTPDSYASSLGKYRLGERSWSRWGINIHYKMHGLEPTNDNAFRRYIVLHSFDKIPTDETFPKYLPMGYSQGCPVISDEAMRRIDALLQTKTKPVLLWIYIDEP; translated from the coding sequence ATGCCTATCAAAATAAAGCCGCTCCTCCGAATTACGCTCTACGCGTTGATTCTCATCACCCTCTTACTCTTAATCGGCGCGAGCTACTATTTTCGTGATCGAATTCGCCTGATTCCGAGCTTTTGGGAGCGCAGCCACGCCCTTGTCAATCATGATAAAAACGCCTCTAAAAAGACACTCGAAACCTCCCTACGGCAGCGCGCAGATGAGGCCTATCAATATGCTTTAGCCCATCAATTTGATCTTGAACACGCCGTTTTAATTAATTTTTCGATCCATTCAGGGGCCAATCGTTTTTTTGTCTGGGATTTTACCGAGCAACAACCCATTATCGAGAGTTTAGTCGCCCATGGATATGGCGCACCGGGATTTGAGAGCACCAATCAATCGATCACCTTTAGCAATACGCCGGATAGTTACGCGTCCTCTCTTGGGAAATATCGTCTTGGTGAACGCTCATGGAGCCGCTGGGGCATCAATATTCATTATAAAATGCATGGACTGGAACCGACTAACGACAACGCGTTTCGCCGCTATATTGTGCTCCACTCATTTGATAAAATCCCCACTGATGAAACCTTCCCGAAATATCTTCCCATGGGCTATAGTCAAGGATGTCCGGTGATTAGCGATGAGGCAATGCGCCGTATTGATGCGCTCCTTCAAACGAAGACCAAACCGGTGCTCCTCTGGATCTACATTGATGAACCCTAA